The Chrysemys picta bellii isolate R12L10 chromosome 5, ASM1138683v2, whole genome shotgun sequence genome includes a window with the following:
- the FGFBP1 gene encoding fibroblast growth factor-binding protein 1, translating into MNIRSFALLCVLILVSQTLVVDGETQKERKKERQNGGKGRKKQTGTKQENEKGQESKGGKSSLKGKFTTKDNSDCTWAVTEVDTVTLKVECKKGESSFRCDFSGSPSTCPQFAANQKPYWKQISRSLKKQKNICQDAKGILKSKVCKKGPQSAHLTLTSSSLIMLQDSRKDKTAHHRKEITQTSAPAITPENQPGKSSNDCVEDIDYIDQQKVAEEYCSETWRSWCNFFITMIQDKKCR; encoded by the coding sequence ATGAATATCAGAAGTTTTGCACTGCTTTGTGTGTTGATTCTGGTCTCTCAGACCCTAGTAGTTGATGGTGAAacacagaaggaaagaaaaaaagaaagacaaaacGGTGGAAAAGGTAGAAAAAAACAAACTGGAACTAAACAAGAGAATGAGAAGGGACAGGAATCCAAAGGAGGTAAATCTTCACTTAAAGGCAAGTTTACAACCAAAGATAATTCTGACTGCACCTGGGCAGTAACTGAAGTAGACACTGTTACCCTAAAAGTAGAATGCAAGAAAGGTGAAAGCAGCTTCCGGTGTGATTTTTCAGGAAGTCCTTCCACCTGTCCTCAATTTGCAGCAAATCAAAAACCATACTGGAAACAAATCTCCCGATCTCTAAAGAAACAGAAGAATATCTGTCAAGACGCAAAAGGTATTCTAAAATCTAAAGTATGTAAGAAGGGGCCACAAAGTGCCCATCTCACCTTGACCAGCTCAAGCTTGATAATGCTACAAGACTCCAGAAAAGACAAGACTGCTCACCATAGAAAAGAGATCACACAGACTTCAGCACCTGCTATTACACCTGAAAATCAGCCAGGGAAAAGTTCCAATGACTGCGTTGAAGATATAGATTACATTGATCAGCAAAAGGTGGCTGAAGAATACTGTTCAGAAACATGGAGATCTTGGTGCAACTTCTTTATCACAATGATACAGGATAAAAAATGCCGATAA